A genomic segment from Clostridium pasteurianum BC1 encodes:
- a CDS encoding metal ABC transporter substrate-binding protein, which translates to MLKKIILFIVVLSMLLTLASCKSSSNISSDSTKNNNGKLNVVVSFNAMKEFVNAIGKDKVNITTMIPNGTEPHEFDPKIKDFETLSSAKVFVYNGLGMEKWADKAVQSVGNKDLIAVEASKGADGIKNSDPSSIKENGEYDPHLWLSLKGAELESNNIKDALIKADPNNKDYYEKNYTDFKNQLESLYNDYKSKLDTLPNKSFVTGHAAFAYLCRDFNLKQNSVEDVFAEGEPSSQEMEKLINYCKENNIKTIFVENMVSPKVSNTLAKEVGAKAEKIYTLESKEDNKDYIQSMKSNLDEIYNSLK; encoded by the coding sequence TTGTTAAAAAAAATTATTTTATTTATTGTAGTATTATCAATGCTGCTAACACTAGCTTCCTGCAAAAGTAGTTCTAATATTAGCAGTGATTCTACTAAAAATAACAATGGCAAACTTAATGTAGTTGTTTCATTTAATGCCATGAAAGAATTTGTAAATGCCATAGGGAAGGATAAAGTTAATATAACCACCATGATACCTAATGGAACAGAGCCTCATGAATTTGATCCCAAGATAAAAGATTTTGAAACACTTTCTTCTGCAAAAGTATTTGTATATAATGGATTAGGCATGGAAAAGTGGGCAGATAAGGCAGTACAATCAGTTGGAAACAAAGACTTAATAGCAGTAGAAGCCTCTAAAGGTGCAGATGGAATAAAAAATTCTGATCCTAGTTCAATTAAAGAAAATGGAGAATATGATCCTCATCTTTGGCTCAGCTTAAAGGGGGCTGAATTAGAATCAAATAATATAAAAGATGCTCTAATAAAAGCAGATCCTAATAACAAGGATTATTATGAAAAAAATTATACAGACTTTAAAAATCAGCTGGAATCTCTATATAATGATTATAAATCAAAATTAGATACCCTGCCAAATAAAAGCTTTGTTACCGGTCATGCTGCTTTTGCTTATCTTTGCAGAGATTTTAATTTAAAACAAAACAGTGTAGAAGATGTATTTGCAGAAGGAGAACCAAGCAGCCAGGAAATGGAGAAGCTTATTAATTATTGTAAAGAAAATAATATAAAAACTATCTTTGTAGAAAATATGGTAAGCCCAAAAGTTTCAAATACTTTAGCAAAAGAAGTAGGTGCTAAAGCTGAAAAAATTTATACACTTGAGAGTAAGGAAGACAATAAAGATTACATACAAAGTATGAAATCTAATCTTGATGAGATATACAATAGTTTAAAATAA
- a CDS encoding MutS-related protein, which translates to MDEQFANFLTNILILIAIFIAAVLINQAIRINYIYLVGLIPLIFIIFMIFYVRKKLVLEGLYQTFIKEWGEKVDRKRNLKKIRSVFDYMSEEREDEFYLDDQTWSDLTMDEIYKQMDRTLSSPGEELLYKILRTPLFKEEDLKKRNEIINLFQEDKKFREEAGMYLLKLNKKKMNDVPDLLWNDIDADTRLRPVCMIMAIVPVVSLIAFLVTRNIGPLFIILISLVVNYILHNNIKKKITTYVSCIGYLNAIIVTASDISKLDNEKFKEYKDLLGELSKKVFLIVKRSVGVGRIEGLDQTGIMEILYAVLLFEENQFFSCINLIKKYQEDLKKIYVTIGEIDALLSIGAYRQGLKNYFHPEFTSEDRYLEARDLVHPLIEEAVSNSISIKEKGIILTGSNMSGKSTFLRTIGVNAVLAQSIYITTASYYKASFFKIMTSISPEDNIMGGKSYYFREAEALLRIIEEGGEDYSLLCIIDEIFRGTNPVERINASIEILRYLEVHNSLAVVATHDIELTDMLKDKYNLFYFTEDIDKAGMVFDYKLKEGVCRTRNAVKLLKFLNYPKEIVERTNRRIEESSKV; encoded by the coding sequence ATGGATGAACAATTTGCTAATTTTCTGACAAACATACTTATACTGATAGCTATTTTTATAGCAGCAGTATTAATAAATCAAGCAATACGTATAAATTATATTTATCTTGTTGGATTAATACCACTAATATTTATAATTTTTATGATTTTTTATGTAAGAAAAAAATTAGTATTAGAAGGATTATATCAAACTTTTATTAAGGAATGGGGAGAAAAGGTAGATAGAAAGAGAAATTTAAAAAAAATACGAAGTGTTTTTGATTATATGAGCGAAGAGAGAGAGGATGAGTTTTATCTAGATGATCAGACCTGGTCAGATTTAACTATGGATGAAATTTATAAGCAAATGGATAGAACCTTAAGCTCACCAGGAGAAGAACTTCTATATAAAATACTCAGAACTCCTTTATTTAAAGAAGAGGATCTAAAAAAGAGAAATGAAATTATAAATTTGTTTCAAGAGGATAAAAAATTCAGAGAAGAAGCTGGAATGTATTTATTAAAGTTAAATAAAAAGAAAATGAATGATGTACCGGATTTATTATGGAATGATATAGATGCAGATACAAGACTAAGACCTGTCTGTATGATAATGGCTATAGTTCCAGTAGTATCATTGATAGCTTTCTTGGTTACAAGAAATATAGGGCCACTTTTTATCATTTTAATTTCCTTAGTTGTAAATTATATATTACATAATAATATTAAAAAGAAAATAACCACATATGTTTCTTGTATAGGTTATTTAAACGCCATAATAGTTACTGCCAGTGACATTTCAAAACTTGATAATGAAAAGTTTAAAGAGTATAAAGATTTGTTAGGTGAATTGAGTAAGAAAGTATTTTTAATAGTTAAAAGATCAGTTGGTGTAGGAAGAATAGAGGGATTGGATCAAACTGGTATTATGGAAATCCTATATGCAGTATTACTATTTGAGGAAAATCAGTTTTTTTCTTGTATAAATCTTATAAAAAAATACCAGGAGGATTTGAAAAAAATATATGTTACTATTGGAGAAATAGATGCGCTGCTTTCTATTGGAGCCTATAGGCAAGGATTAAAGAATTATTTTCATCCAGAGTTTACTAGTGAAGATAGATATTTAGAAGCTAGAGATTTAGTTCATCCACTTATAGAGGAGGCTGTGTCTAATTCCATTAGTATAAAGGAAAAAGGTATAATTTTAACAGGTTCTAATATGTCAGGAAAGTCTACCTTTTTAAGAACTATTGGTGTAAATGCTGTTTTGGCACAAAGCATATATATAACAACAGCTTCATATTATAAAGCAAGTTTTTTTAAGATTATGACTTCTATAAGTCCTGAGGACAATATAATGGGTGGTAAAAGCTATTATTTTAGAGAAGCAGAAGCTCTACTTAGGATAATTGAAGAAGGAGGAGAGGATTATTCACTTCTCTGCATAATTGATGAAATATTTAGAGGTACAAATCCCGTGGAGAGAATTAATGCATCTATAGAAATATTAAGGTATCTTGAAGTACACAATTCCCTTGCAGTGGTGGCTACCCATGACATTGAGCTCACAGATATGTTAAAAGACAAATACAATCTTTTTTATTTTACAGAGGATATAGATAAGGCTGGAATGGTATTTGATTATAAATTAAAGGAAGGGGTCTGCAGAACCAGGAATGCAGTAAAACTTCTTAAGTTTCTAAATTATCCTAAGGAAATTGTTGAAAGGACAAATAGGCGTATTGAAGAAAGTTCTAAGGTGTAA
- a CDS encoding ABC transporter permease has translation MSIILKFVLKNIKEKKLRTFLIVISIMASTALFFAANGIASTLKETQINIARSVFGSAEIMITAGQESPSPYFLANKAELYRNSLDYVVGEMNVNAQYSYNNDEIVPMSLTGVDYDDLTLMNPLQIIDSSSIKPFQGNKIIISKKSADKYNIKIGDRIKLNIKNSNDTFTVSGIVQSEGIFKTEDKTMFGVIPKSTAEQLNDARGMVSTIYLKTKDTSDTDDLIKQLSNSYKNYNVQPTIDMKQINENTNATSTTFLAMLIIVLTMSVFIIYTVFKVIIIERLPIIGTFRSIGATKFMTDFVLIAESIIYGIIGGLTGILVGIGIVKLAAMGLSSQAGGITVTINYNTSQILMAFGFAVAVSIFSAIIPIVRVSRLSVKDVVLNTVDTTQRKKLWKFILAVVLILLAVALPRLSIKGGTTITLDLVGMVLGTIGIVMIVPYFTDLFVIVLEKVYALIFRNEGILAAKNLRNNKNILNNISLLTIGISALFMLNVVSFSLGQELVKAYEISKCDISVFSSGGELNGDVLSRVRSNEGVAEAAGMYSAFSTKVEGTNNSIMSIYGYNPKYFNDFMDVNFLQNQNDILGNLYDNREIAITESLRQSLNVNVGDVITLKTANGDRDYRVSGTFSTLMNNGSMAIVSEKYLQQDFKLSQYAIIFVTTNESPDKVAAVINKEFKGKQLQISTWKSMEEQNAKQINQMLMIIKIFPVVSLIIGAFGVLNNFIISFIERKRQLAVFASVGMSKLQTIKMLFVEALSAGIIGAIMGVLGGLVSTYIMPYVLKSANFPMPVHYEPQIFITCLILGMVITLISSIVPALKSSKLNIIEAIKYE, from the coding sequence ATGAGTATAATATTGAAATTTGTTTTAAAAAATATAAAAGAAAAAAAACTTAGAACTTTTCTTATTGTAATTTCTATTATGGCTTCCACCGCTTTGTTCTTCGCGGCAAATGGAATAGCATCTACATTAAAGGAAACACAGATTAATATTGCAAGAAGTGTTTTCGGAAGTGCAGAAATAATGATTACTGCAGGTCAGGAATCACCTTCTCCATATTTCTTAGCAAATAAGGCGGAACTTTATAGAAATAGCTTAGATTACGTAGTTGGTGAGATGAATGTCAATGCACAATATAGTTATAACAATGATGAAATTGTACCTATGTCACTTACAGGTGTAGATTATGATGATTTAACACTTATGAATCCTCTTCAAATCATAGATAGTTCCTCTATAAAACCATTTCAAGGTAATAAGATAATAATAAGTAAAAAATCAGCCGATAAGTACAATATTAAAATAGGGGACAGGATAAAACTCAACATTAAAAACAGTAATGACACCTTTACGGTTTCTGGCATTGTACAATCTGAAGGCATATTTAAAACAGAAGATAAAACTATGTTTGGAGTAATTCCAAAATCTACAGCAGAGCAGTTAAATGATGCAAGAGGAATGGTATCCACAATTTATTTAAAAACTAAAGACACATCAGATACAGATGACCTTATAAAACAACTTTCAAATTCCTATAAAAATTATAATGTTCAGCCAACTATAGATATGAAGCAAATAAATGAAAATACCAATGCTACAAGTACTACTTTTTTAGCTATGCTCATAATTGTTTTGACCATGAGTGTGTTTATAATATATACAGTTTTTAAAGTTATAATAATTGAAAGACTTCCTATAATAGGTACCTTTAGAAGTATTGGAGCTACCAAATTTATGACGGATTTTGTGCTTATAGCTGAGAGTATCATATATGGAATAATAGGTGGACTAACAGGAATATTAGTTGGAATAGGTATAGTAAAATTAGCTGCTATGGGTCTAAGTAGTCAAGCAGGAGGAATAACGGTAACTATAAATTATAATACAAGTCAAATACTTATGGCCTTTGGATTTGCCGTAGCAGTTTCCATTTTTAGTGCAATAATTCCTATAGTTAGAGTTTCCAGACTTTCAGTGAAGGATGTAGTTTTGAATACAGTAGATACTACTCAGAGAAAAAAGCTATGGAAATTTATTTTAGCTGTAGTATTAATTTTGCTTGCAGTTGCTTTACCAAGACTATCAATTAAGGGAGGCACAACTATTACATTAGATTTAGTAGGTATGGTGCTGGGAACTATAGGAATTGTAATGATTGTTCCCTACTTTACAGATTTATTTGTTATAGTACTTGAAAAAGTATATGCTCTTATATTTAGAAATGAGGGAATATTAGCGGCAAAAAATCTTAGGAATAACAAAAATATTTTAAACAACATATCTCTTTTAACCATAGGAATATCTGCATTATTTATGCTTAATGTGGTAAGTTTCAGTTTAGGACAGGAATTAGTAAAGGCTTACGAAATTTCTAAATGTGATATATCTGTATTTAGCTCAGGGGGAGAGCTAAATGGAGATGTTTTGAGTAGAGTAAGAAGTAATGAGGGGGTTGCAGAGGCCGCTGGTATGTATTCGGCTTTTTCTACGAAGGTAGAGGGTACTAACAACAGTATTATGAGTATATACGGTTATAATCCTAAATATTTTAATGATTTTATGGACGTAAATTTTCTCCAAAATCAAAATGATATTTTGGGAAATTTATATGATAACAGAGAAATTGCAATAACGGAAAGCTTAAGACAGAGCTTAAATGTAAATGTAGGTGATGTAATTACCTTAAAGACTGCCAATGGAGATAGAGATTATAGAGTTTCAGGTACCTTCAGCACTCTTATGAATAATGGAAGTATGGCTATAGTTTCAGAAAAATATTTACAGCAGGATTTTAAATTAAGCCAGTACGCCATTATATTTGTCACCACAAATGAAAGTCCAGATAAAGTAGCAGCAGTTATAAATAAAGAATTTAAGGGAAAACAACTGCAGATAAGTACATGGAAGAGTATGGAGGAACAGAATGCTAAACAGATTAATCAGATGCTGATGATAATTAAAATATTCCCTGTAGTATCCCTTATTATAGGAGCCTTTGGAGTATTAAATAATTTTATAATAAGCTTTATAGAGAGAAAAAGGCAACTGGCGGTTTTTGCATCTGTAGGCATGAGCAAGCTTCAAACTATAAAAATGCTTTTTGTAGAGGCACTTTCAGCAGGTATTATAGGAGCCATTATGGGTGTGCTTGGAGGGCTTGTATCTACTTATATTATGCCTTATGTATTAAAATCTGCAAACTTTCCAATGCCAGTGCACTATGAACCACAAATTTTTATAACCTGTTTGATTTTAGGTATGGTTATAACACTTATTTCCTCAATAGTTCCTGCATTAAAATCCTCAAAACTTAATATTATCGAGGCTATAAAATATGAATAA
- a CDS encoding bifunctional metallophosphatase/5'-nucleotidase, with product MPSDDISLIILETSDIHGNMIPIDYANNEKAKNGISKIATIIREERNLNENVILIDNGDMLQGTPLTYYYAKVDSKDKNPIIEVLNFLQYDAAVIGNHEFNYGMDILKDSIKQSNFPWLSANIIDKNSLEPTLGKPYIIKNFKEGLKVGILGLTTKYIPNWENPDIIAELDFQDVVKTAEKWIDILKKKERVDVVVVSYHGGFERDLDTGKPTESLTGENQAYELCKKVKDIDVLLTGHQHRLIYNKCINGVVVVQPGNAAKAIGKVEINMKRGKNGWEVINKSSKLIFSENKASQVEVENIINDIEKDTQVWLDKAIGNINGNMVVKDYMDIRTKDNALIEFINKVQMDSAGVDISNTALFDNKSKGFRNKVTMRDIVSNYVYPNTLKVIKIKGSDIKKALEKSASYFANYDGESIKVNPKFSIPKPQHYNYDMWEGIEYEINVSKPIGSRITKLNYKGKPLDTEKEYEVVMNNYRAGGGGNYDMFKGKPVIKDIPIDMSELIANYILSRGIIEATVDGNWKVVHD from the coding sequence ATGCCCTCAGATGATATAAGTTTAATTATATTAGAAACTAGTGATATACATGGAAATATGATACCAATAGATTATGCTAATAATGAAAAAGCTAAAAACGGAATATCAAAAATTGCAACAATAATTAGGGAGGAAAGAAATTTAAATGAAAATGTTATACTGATAGATAATGGTGACATGCTTCAGGGTACTCCTCTTACCTATTATTATGCAAAAGTAGATAGTAAAGATAAAAATCCTATTATAGAAGTATTGAATTTTTTACAATATGATGCAGCTGTTATAGGAAATCATGAATTTAATTATGGTATGGATATTCTTAAAGATTCAATAAAGCAATCAAATTTTCCATGGCTTTCTGCTAATATTATAGACAAAAATTCTTTAGAACCTACCCTTGGAAAACCCTATATAATAAAGAATTTTAAAGAGGGGCTAAAGGTAGGAATACTGGGGCTTACTACGAAATATATACCTAACTGGGAAAATCCAGATATAATTGCCGAGTTAGACTTTCAAGATGTGGTAAAAACTGCTGAAAAGTGGATTGATATTTTAAAAAAAAAGGAAAGGGTAGACGTGGTGGTAGTCTCTTATCACGGAGGCTTTGAAAGGGATTTAGATACAGGAAAACCAACAGAAAGTCTCACTGGGGAAAATCAGGCTTATGAGCTTTGTAAAAAAGTAAAAGATATAGATGTATTATTAACAGGTCATCAGCACAGGCTTATTTATAACAAGTGCATCAATGGGGTAGTTGTGGTTCAACCTGGAAATGCCGCTAAAGCTATAGGTAAGGTTGAAATTAATATGAAGAGAGGCAAGAATGGCTGGGAAGTAATAAACAAGAGCTCTAAATTAATTTTTAGTGAGAATAAGGCCTCACAAGTTGAAGTTGAGAATATAATAAATGATATAGAGAAAGATACTCAGGTATGGCTGGATAAAGCTATTGGAAATATAAATGGGAATATGGTTGTTAAAGATTACATGGATATAAGAACTAAAGATAATGCCTTAATAGAATTTATTAATAAAGTACAAATGGATAGTGCAGGAGTGGATATTTCTAATACAGCTTTATTTGATAATAAATCTAAAGGTTTTAGAAATAAAGTGACAATGAGAGACATAGTTTCAAATTATGTATACCCTAATACGCTAAAGGTAATCAAAATTAAGGGCTCTGATATTAAAAAGGCATTAGAAAAATCTGCATCATACTTTGCTAACTATGACGGAGAAAGTATCAAGGTAAATCCCAAGTTTTCCATTCCAAAACCACAACATTATAATTATGATATGTGGGAAGGAATTGAATACGAAATAAATGTATCAAAACCCATTGGAAGCAGGATAACAAAATTGAATTATAAAGGTAAGCCCTTAGATACGGAAAAAGAATATGAGGTTGTAATGAACAATTATCGTGCTGGTGGTGGAGGAAATTATGATATGTTTAAAGGTAAGCCAGTAATAAAGGATATACCTATTGATATGTCTGAATTAATAGCTAATTATATTTTATCCAGAGGAATTATAGAGGCTACAGTAGATGGAAATTGGAAAGTTGTTCATGATTGA
- a CDS encoding ferritin codes for MISEKLFSALNDQVNYEFYSAHIYLAMQAYCASQDLTGFENFFKVQIEEERFHANKFFNYIVDMDGTVVIKGMDNPNNEFGSILDAFKATLNHEKIVTERIYNLMDIATNEKEHATISFLKWFIDEQTEEEKTVSTILKRLERIGDDKAALYMLDAELNQRVFTPPTTTA; via the coding sequence ATGATAAGTGAAAAATTATTTTCTGCCTTAAATGATCAAGTAAACTATGAATTTTATTCAGCACATATTTATTTAGCAATGCAGGCATACTGTGCATCACAAGATTTAACTGGTTTTGAAAACTTTTTCAAAGTACAAATTGAAGAAGAAAGATTTCATGCTAATAAATTCTTTAATTACATAGTTGATATGGATGGCACAGTTGTAATTAAAGGCATGGATAATCCAAATAATGAATTTGGTTCAATACTTGATGCTTTCAAAGCCACATTAAATCATGAAAAAATTGTAACTGAAAGAATTTACAACCTCATGGATATAGCTACAAATGAAAAAGAACACGCAACTATAAGCTTCTTGAAGTGGTTTATTGATGAACAAACCGAAGAAGAAAAGACTGTTTCTACTATATTAAAGAGATTAGAGAGAATAGGCGATGATAAAGCTGCATTGTACATGCTAGATGCTGAATTAAACCAAAGAGTCTTTACCCCACCGACAACTACAGCTTAA
- a CDS encoding ATP-binding cassette domain-containing protein — protein sequence MDNTINEELLSMVITDLINKYPYAINFFDSIGLKEFDRKLTIKELEASFSDEVLDNLGIGREQISDNFIAFMKDMGKLDDNESDGVHSVTIIGGYNKLKERENISITLKKGEIISIVGPTGSGKSRLLEDIECLAQGDTPTKRQILVNGKVPEEDKRFSIENKLIAQLSQNMNFIMDVSTSEFITRHAKSRKIENVEEIVEAIIKCANDLAGEKFSPEVPVTQLSGGQSRALMIADTALLSKSPIVLIDEIENAGVDRKKAIEFLVKKEKIVLMSTHDPILALMGNKRIVIKNGGISKIINTSEVEKNNLELLSKFDYKILELRNLLRTGKEIDFNVKEYLKIE from the coding sequence ATGGACAATACTATAAATGAAGAATTGTTATCTATGGTAATAACAGATTTAATTAATAAATATCCTTATGCAATAAATTTTTTTGACTCTATTGGATTAAAAGAATTTGATAGGAAGCTGACAATAAAAGAATTGGAAGCCAGTTTTTCAGATGAAGTTTTAGATAATCTTGGTATTGGAAGAGAGCAGATATCCGATAATTTTATTGCCTTTATGAAGGACATGGGTAAATTAGATGATAATGAAAGTGATGGAGTACATTCTGTAACTATAATTGGAGGATATAATAAGCTTAAGGAAAGAGAAAACATAAGTATAACCTTAAAAAAAGGAGAAATAATTTCAATAGTAGGTCCTACGGGTTCAGGTAAAAGCAGATTGTTAGAAGATATTGAATGTCTGGCTCAGGGCGATACCCCAACTAAAAGGCAAATACTTGTGAATGGTAAGGTACCAGAGGAAGATAAACGTTTTTCCATAGAAAATAAGCTTATTGCACAATTATCGCAAAATATGAATTTTATTATGGATGTAAGCACTTCAGAATTTATTACAAGACATGCGAAAAGTCGTAAAATTGAAAATGTTGAAGAAATAGTAGAGGCTATAATAAAATGTGCCAATGATTTGGCAGGAGAAAAATTTTCCCCGGAGGTTCCAGTTACACAACTCAGTGGAGGACAGTCTAGAGCACTTATGATAGCTGATACTGCACTACTTAGCAAGTCTCCCATTGTACTTATAGATGAAATTGAAAATGCAGGAGTAGATAGAAAAAAGGCCATAGAGTTCTTGGTAAAAAAGGAGAAAATAGTTTTGATGTCCACTCATGATCCTATTCTGGCTCTAATGGGAAATAAGAGAATTGTAATAAAAAATGGGGGCATCAGCAAGATAATAAATACAAGTGAAGTTGAGAAAAACAATCTTGAGCTGCTTAGTAAGTTTGATTATAAAATATTAGAATTGAGGAACTTGCTTAGGACAGGTAAAGAAATTGATTTTAATGTAAAAGAATATCTAAAAATTGAATAA
- a CDS encoding SIMPL domain-containing protein — protein sequence MYYEPENNYYATPYTRHSSCHKNNKDKTLRVDGKGVITAAPDTANVVLGIQTENINLKTAQNENAIIATKVINSLKAIGISEKNISTDSYIIEPQYDFVDGRQIFRSYRVTNNIRVTTKDITNIGQIVDTATVNGANIVNNINFFLSDITPYYRKALNLAVEDALIKARAISNSLGVILDEIPITVIEGNYDCTPPSGRNTLAFAASTPIIPGRLTISASINATFNYE from the coding sequence ATGTACTATGAACCTGAAAATAATTACTACGCCACTCCCTATACCCGTCATAGTTCTTGCCATAAAAACAATAAAGATAAAACTCTAAGGGTAGATGGTAAAGGCGTTATAACGGCTGCCCCAGACACAGCCAATGTTGTACTTGGCATTCAAACTGAAAATATAAATTTGAAAACTGCTCAAAATGAAAATGCCATTATTGCTACAAAGGTTATTAATTCTTTAAAAGCTATAGGTATCAGTGAAAAAAATATAAGTACAGATAGCTATATAATAGAACCTCAATACGATTTTGTTGATGGAAGACAAATTTTTAGATCCTATAGAGTTACAAATAATATACGAGTTACAACAAAAGATATTACTAATATTGGTCAGATTGTAGATACTGCTACTGTAAATGGAGCAAATATAGTAAATAATATAAATTTCTTTTTATCAGATATAACACCTTATTATAGAAAAGCTCTAAATCTTGCAGTAGAAGATGCACTAATAAAGGCTAGGGCTATAAGCAATAGCCTAGGTGTAATATTAGATGAAATACCTATAACTGTCATAGAAGGAAACTATGACTGCACACCACCTAGTGGAAGAAATACATTAGCTTTTGCTGCAAGTACACCTATTATACCCGGGCGGCTTACTATAAGTGCCAGCATAAATGCAACCTTCAATTATGAATAA
- a CDS encoding efflux RND transporter periplasmic adaptor subunit, whose protein sequence is MKKGKISLLIISIGLAVALTACQQSSSSNTTKKPAAKQNNNTIEASGTVQASNVENIIIDFPTTAIPKITKINVQEGQQVKKGDKLVQLDMNDYNATVKGKQKAVDADISAKNADVESKKDLTTDNAKNAYQAKIDADQDKIDADQIELNALKAKLNRTYLNNEGVVSDIDNAVVTNIAYKVGDLAAPEKALLSLSDLNSLYVQANVSEEFIKDVAVGKAVQIVPNADPSAKITGKVTSVANAATLDKNGDTYIPVNISIDQNNGKLLPNYNVDVQIDKSK, encoded by the coding sequence ATGAAAAAGGGAAAAATATCATTATTAATTATATCTATAGGATTAGCAGTGGCATTGACAGCTTGTCAGCAGTCAAGCAGCTCAAATACAACTAAGAAACCTGCAGCAAAGCAAAATAACAATACTATAGAAGCTTCTGGGACAGTACAGGCATCTAATGTGGAAAATATTATTATAGATTTTCCTACAACGGCAATTCCAAAGATAACAAAGATAAATGTACAGGAAGGGCAGCAGGTAAAAAAAGGTGATAAACTTGTACAATTAGATATGAATGATTATAATGCTACAGTTAAGGGAAAACAAAAAGCTGTAGATGCAGATATCAGTGCTAAAAATGCAGATGTAGAAAGTAAAAAAGATTTGACCACAGATAATGCAAAAAATGCTTATCAGGCAAAAATTGATGCAGATCAGGACAAGATAGATGCAGACCAGATAGAACTTAATGCTTTAAAAGCTAAATTAAATAGAACTTATTTAAATAATGAAGGGGTAGTATCAGATATAGATAATGCGGTAGTTACTAATATTGCATATAAAGTAGGAGATCTAGCTGCTCCTGAAAAGGCTCTGCTAAGTCTAAGTGATTTAAATAGTCTTTATGTGCAGGCAAATGTCAGTGAAGAATTCATAAAAGATGTAGCTGTAGGAAAAGCAGTTCAAATAGTACCAAATGCCGACCCAAGTGCAAAAATAACAGGAAAAGTTACCAGTGTAGCAAATGCTGCTACTCTAGATAAAAATGGAGACACCTATATTCCTGTAAATATATCTATAGACCAAAATAATGGAAAGCTTCTGCCAAATTATAATGTAGATGTACAAATAGATAAAAGCAAGTAA
- a CDS encoding ABC transporter ATP-binding protein, whose translation MEALQRKSALNEIIIEAKDLNKTYKLGTQEVEILKNINLTIERGEFVSIMGPSGSGKSTLLYLLGGLDKPTSGSVKIAGKELSVMNDKAQSIMRRRDVGFVFQFYNLIPNLNVEENIMLPILLDGKRLKDYRDKLEKILEVVSLKDRRNHTPRELSGGQQQRVAIARALINEPEVILADEPIGNLDSKTGKEIMELLRKINIENGKTIVQVTHSPDSANYGQKIIYVRDGKVVEE comes from the coding sequence ATGGAAGCTTTGCAGAGGAAGTCTGCTTTAAATGAAATAATAATTGAAGCAAAGGACCTTAATAAAACCTACAAACTTGGAACACAGGAGGTAGAGATACTTAAAAACATTAATCTTACAATAGAAAGAGGAGAATTTGTATCCATAATGGGACCTTCAGGTTCAGGAAAGAGTACTCTCCTGTATCTATTAGGAGGATTAGACAAACCTACCAGCGGCAGTGTTAAAATAGCGGGAAAAGAACTTTCCGTAATGAATGATAAGGCTCAAAGTATTATGAGAAGAAGAGATGTAGGTTTTGTATTTCAATTTTACAATCTTATACCAAATTTAAATGTAGAAGAGAACATAATGCTTCCAATACTATTAGACGGAAAGAGGCTTAAGGACTACAGAGATAAACTTGAAAAAATATTAGAGGTAGTGAGTCTAAAGGACAGAAGAAATCATACCCCAAGGGAATTGTCCGGTGGGCAGCAGCAAAGAGTGGCAATTGCAAGAGCTCTCATTAATGAACCAGAGGTAATTCTTGCAGACGAGCCCATAGGAAATTTGGATAGTAAGACGGGAAAAGAAATTATGGAGTTACTCAGAAAGATAAATATAGAAAATGGGAAGACCATTGTGCAGGTTACCCATTCTCCTGATTCAGCAAATTATGGCCAAAAGATTATTTATGTAAGAGATGGAAAGGTGGTAGAGGAATAA